Proteins from one Rhinopithecus roxellana isolate Shanxi Qingling chromosome 20, ASM756505v1, whole genome shotgun sequence genomic window:
- the TBC1D24 gene encoding TBC1 domain family member 24 isoform X1 — translation MDSPVYNCFVDRDKMDAAIQDLGPKELSCTELQELKQLARQGYWAQSHALRGKVYQRLIRDIPCRTVTPDASVYSDIVGKIVGKHSSSYLPLPEFVDNTQVPSYCLNARGEGAVRKILLCIANQFPDISFCPALPAVVALLLHYSIDEAECFEKACRILACNDPGRRLIDQSFLAFESSCMTFGDLVNKYCQAAHKLMVAVSEDVLQVYADWQRWLFGELPLCYFARVFDVFLVEGYKVLYRVALAILKFFHKVRAGQPLESDSVKQDIRTFVKDIAKTVSPEKLLEKAFAIRLFSRKEIQLLQMANEKALKQKGITVKQKSVSLSKRQFVHLAVHAENFRSEIVSVREMRDIWSWVPERFALCQPLLLFSSLQHGYSLARFYFQCEGHEPTLLLIKTTQKEVCGAYLSTDWSERNKFGGKLGFFGTGECFVFRLQPEVQRYEWVVIKHPELTKPPPLMAAEPTAPLSHSASSDPADRLSPFLAARHFNLPSKTESMFMAGGSDCLIVGGGGGQALYIDGDLNRGRTSHCDTFNNQPLCSENFLIAAVEAWGFQDPDTQ, via the exons ATGGACTCTCCGGTATACAACTGCTTCGTGGACAGAGACAAGATGGACGCTGCCATCCAGGACCTGGGGCCCAAGGAGCTGAGCTGCACTGAACTGCAGGAACTGAAGCAGCTGGCGCGCCAGGGCTACTGGGCCCAAAGCCACGCCCTGCGGGGAAAAGTGTACCAGCGCCTGATCCGGGACATTCCCTGCCGCACAGTCACGCCCGACGCCAGCGTGTACAGCGACATCGTGGGCAAGATCGTGGGCAAGCACAGCAGCAGCTACCTGCCGCTGCCCGAGTTCGTGGACAACACGCAGGTGCCCAGCTACTGCCTGAATGCGCGCGGGGAGGGGGCTGTGCGCAAGATCCTCCTGTGCATCGCCAACCAGTTCCCCGACATCTCCTTCTGCCCCGCCCTGCCCGCCGTAGTGGCCCTGCTGCTGCACTACAGCATTGACGAAGCCGAGTGCTTCGAGAAGGCCTGCCGCATCCTGGCCTGCAACGACCCGGGCAGGAGGCTGATCGACCAGAGCTTCCTGGCCTTTGAGTCGTCCTGCATGACATTTGGGGACCTGGTGAACAAGTACTGCCAGGCGGCCCACAAGCTGATGGTGGCCGTGTCAGAGGACGTCCTGCAGGTCTATGCGGACTGGCAGCGCTGGCTGTTTGGGGAGCTGCCCCTCTGCTACTTCGCCCGGGTCTTTGACGTCTTCCTGGTGGAGGGCTACAAGGTGCTGTACCGCGTGGCGCTGGCCATCCTCAAATTCTTCCACAAGGTGAGGGCCGGGCAGCCCCTGGAGTCAGACAGCGTGAAGCAGGACATCCGCACGTTCGTCAAAGACATCGCCAAGACAGTGTCCCCGGAGAAGCTGCTGGAGAAAGCGTTCGCCATCCGCCTCTTCTCCCGCAAAGAGATCCAGCTCCTGCAGATGGCCAACGAGAAAGCCCTGAAGCAGAAGGGCATCACTGTGAAGCAGAAGAG TGTGTCACTTTCTAAAAG GCAGTTTGTACACTTGGCCGTCCATGCAGAGAACTTCCGCTCAGAGATCGTCAGCGTGAGGGAGATGAGAGACATCTGGTCCTGGGTCCCCGAGCGCTTTGCCCTGTGCCAGCCCCTCCTGCTGTTCTCTTCCCTGCAGCACGGGTACAGCCTGGCCAG GTTCTACTTCCAGTGTGAAGGACATGAGCCTACCCTCTTGCTCATCAAGACCACGCAGAAGGAG GTGTGTGGTGCTTACCTGTCCACTGACTGGAGTGAGAGGAATAAGTTTGGAGGCAAACTGGGCTTCTTTGGGACCGGAGAATGCTTTGTGTTTAGG CTGCAGCCTGAGGTGCAGCGCTACGAGTGGGTGGTGATCAAGCACCCCGAGCTGACCAAGCCCCCACCCTTGATGGCTGCTGAGCCCACCGCCCCGCTTAGCCACTCCGCCTCCTCAGACCCCGCCGACCGCCTCTCGCCCTTCCTGGCCGCTCGCCACTTCAACCTGCCCTCCAAGACCGAGTCCATGTTCATGGCGGGGGGCAGCGACTGCCTCATCGTCG GGGGAGGAGGTGGCCAGGCGCTCTACATCGATGGGGACCTGAACCGGGGCCGCACAAGCCACTGCGACACCTTCAACAACCAGCCCCTCTGCTCCGAGAACTTCCTCATCGCTGCTGTGGAGGCCTGGGGCTTCCAGGACCCTGACACCCAGTGA
- the TBC1D24 gene encoding TBC1 domain family member 24 isoform X2: MDSPVYNCFVDRDKMDAAIQDLGPKELSCTELQELKQLARQGYWAQSHALRGKVYQRLIRDIPCRTVTPDASVYSDIVGKIVGKHSSSYLPLPEFVDNTQVPSYCLNARGEGAVRKILLCIANQFPDISFCPALPAVVALLLHYSIDEAECFEKACRILACNDPGRRLIDQSFLAFESSCMTFGDLVNKYCQAAHKLMVAVSEDVLQVYADWQRWLFGELPLCYFARVFDVFLVEGYKVLYRVALAILKFFHKVRAGQPLESDSVKQDIRTFVKDIAKTVSPEKLLEKAFAIRLFSRKEIQLLQMANEKALKQKGITVKQKRQFVHLAVHAENFRSEIVSVREMRDIWSWVPERFALCQPLLLFSSLQHGYSLARFYFQCEGHEPTLLLIKTTQKEVCGAYLSTDWSERNKFGGKLGFFGTGECFVFRLQPEVQRYEWVVIKHPELTKPPPLMAAEPTAPLSHSASSDPADRLSPFLAARHFNLPSKTESMFMAGGSDCLIVGGGGGQALYIDGDLNRGRTSHCDTFNNQPLCSENFLIAAVEAWGFQDPDTQ, encoded by the exons ATGGACTCTCCGGTATACAACTGCTTCGTGGACAGAGACAAGATGGACGCTGCCATCCAGGACCTGGGGCCCAAGGAGCTGAGCTGCACTGAACTGCAGGAACTGAAGCAGCTGGCGCGCCAGGGCTACTGGGCCCAAAGCCACGCCCTGCGGGGAAAAGTGTACCAGCGCCTGATCCGGGACATTCCCTGCCGCACAGTCACGCCCGACGCCAGCGTGTACAGCGACATCGTGGGCAAGATCGTGGGCAAGCACAGCAGCAGCTACCTGCCGCTGCCCGAGTTCGTGGACAACACGCAGGTGCCCAGCTACTGCCTGAATGCGCGCGGGGAGGGGGCTGTGCGCAAGATCCTCCTGTGCATCGCCAACCAGTTCCCCGACATCTCCTTCTGCCCCGCCCTGCCCGCCGTAGTGGCCCTGCTGCTGCACTACAGCATTGACGAAGCCGAGTGCTTCGAGAAGGCCTGCCGCATCCTGGCCTGCAACGACCCGGGCAGGAGGCTGATCGACCAGAGCTTCCTGGCCTTTGAGTCGTCCTGCATGACATTTGGGGACCTGGTGAACAAGTACTGCCAGGCGGCCCACAAGCTGATGGTGGCCGTGTCAGAGGACGTCCTGCAGGTCTATGCGGACTGGCAGCGCTGGCTGTTTGGGGAGCTGCCCCTCTGCTACTTCGCCCGGGTCTTTGACGTCTTCCTGGTGGAGGGCTACAAGGTGCTGTACCGCGTGGCGCTGGCCATCCTCAAATTCTTCCACAAGGTGAGGGCCGGGCAGCCCCTGGAGTCAGACAGCGTGAAGCAGGACATCCGCACGTTCGTCAAAGACATCGCCAAGACAGTGTCCCCGGAGAAGCTGCTGGAGAAAGCGTTCGCCATCCGCCTCTTCTCCCGCAAAGAGATCCAGCTCCTGCAGATGGCCAACGAGAAAGCCCTGAAGCAGAAGGGCATCACTGTGAAGCAGAAGAG GCAGTTTGTACACTTGGCCGTCCATGCAGAGAACTTCCGCTCAGAGATCGTCAGCGTGAGGGAGATGAGAGACATCTGGTCCTGGGTCCCCGAGCGCTTTGCCCTGTGCCAGCCCCTCCTGCTGTTCTCTTCCCTGCAGCACGGGTACAGCCTGGCCAG GTTCTACTTCCAGTGTGAAGGACATGAGCCTACCCTCTTGCTCATCAAGACCACGCAGAAGGAG GTGTGTGGTGCTTACCTGTCCACTGACTGGAGTGAGAGGAATAAGTTTGGAGGCAAACTGGGCTTCTTTGGGACCGGAGAATGCTTTGTGTTTAGG CTGCAGCCTGAGGTGCAGCGCTACGAGTGGGTGGTGATCAAGCACCCCGAGCTGACCAAGCCCCCACCCTTGATGGCTGCTGAGCCCACCGCCCCGCTTAGCCACTCCGCCTCCTCAGACCCCGCCGACCGCCTCTCGCCCTTCCTGGCCGCTCGCCACTTCAACCTGCCCTCCAAGACCGAGTCCATGTTCATGGCGGGGGGCAGCGACTGCCTCATCGTCG GGGGAGGAGGTGGCCAGGCGCTCTACATCGATGGGGACCTGAACCGGGGCCGCACAAGCCACTGCGACACCTTCAACAACCAGCCCCTCTGCTCCGAGAACTTCCTCATCGCTGCTGTGGAGGCCTGGGGCTTCCAGGACCCTGACACCCAGTGA